The Trichocoleus desertorum ATA4-8-CV12 genome includes a window with the following:
- a CDS encoding homoserine dehydrogenase, with product MTFKVGLLGLGTVGTGTAQILLDPTQRHPLLKALEIHRVGVRSLDKSREIDLPSHLLTTDLESIVTDPDIDIVVEVMGGLEPARSLILQAIAHGKHVVTANKAAIARYGAEIFTAANEAGVYVLLEAAVGGGIPVIQPLKQSLGGNRIHTVMGIVNGTTNYILTRMQNEGADFAEVLADAQRLGYAEADPTADVDGLDAADKIAILASLAFGGRIKLAEVYCEGIRQVSAADIAYAENLGFVIKLLAIAKRNTVSTDSEPEQLQIRVHPTLVPKSHPLASVNDVYNAILVEGDPIGQVMFFGRGAGAGPTASAVVSDVLNIAAVLQANLAPPTQQPQAAHPLLACSHQHYSAIAPMADLVTRFYARFLTQDYPGVIGKLGTCFGNHQVSLESVVQIGIQDGLAEIVVVTHDVSEGNFRQALEEIRGLSSISNVSSVLRVL from the coding sequence GTGACCTTCAAAGTCGGTTTGCTAGGACTGGGAACAGTAGGAACGGGTACCGCACAGATTTTGCTCGATCCCACGCAGCGCCACCCCCTCTTAAAAGCGCTAGAAATCCATCGAGTGGGGGTGCGATCGCTCGATAAATCTCGTGAAATCGACCTACCAAGTCACCTACTGACCACAGACTTAGAATCGATTGTGACTGACCCAGACATCGATATTGTGGTTGAGGTCATGGGCGGTTTGGAGCCCGCGCGATCGCTGATTCTTCAAGCCATTGCTCATGGCAAGCATGTCGTCACAGCCAATAAAGCCGCGATCGCCCGTTACGGCGCTGAGATTTTTACCGCTGCCAACGAAGCCGGGGTGTACGTACTGCTAGAAGCGGCAGTAGGTGGGGGTATTCCAGTCATTCAACCCCTGAAGCAATCTCTTGGAGGCAATCGCATCCACACGGTTATGGGCATTGTGAATGGCACTACCAACTACATCCTGACCCGGATGCAAAACGAAGGTGCTGACTTCGCTGAGGTGCTAGCGGATGCTCAACGGCTGGGCTATGCCGAAGCTGATCCCACGGCTGATGTGGACGGACTGGATGCGGCTGACAAAATTGCGATTTTAGCTTCACTTGCCTTTGGGGGACGAATCAAGTTAGCCGAAGTGTACTGTGAAGGCATTCGTCAGGTCAGTGCTGCCGATATTGCCTACGCTGAAAACCTCGGTTTTGTGATTAAGCTGCTGGCGATCGCTAAGCGCAACACAGTTTCTACTGACAGCGAACCAGAACAGCTCCAAATTCGGGTACACCCAACTCTAGTTCCCAAATCTCACCCCCTCGCTAGCGTCAACGATGTCTACAACGCCATCCTGGTAGAAGGCGACCCGATCGGGCAGGTGATGTTCTTTGGTCGCGGTGCAGGTGCAGGGCCAACCGCTAGTGCAGTGGTGTCAGATGTTCTCAACATTGCTGCTGTGCTGCAAGCTAATTTAGCCCCACCCACACAGCAACCTCAAGCCGCACATCCCCTGCTAGCCTGCTCTCACCAACACTACAGCGCGATCGCGCCAATGGCAGACTTAGTAACCCGCTTCTACGCTCGCTTCCTCACCCAAGACTACCCTGGCGTGATTGGCAAATTGGGCACCTGTTTCGGCAACCATCAAGTCAGCTTGGAATCAGTGGTCCAAATTGGCATTCAAGACGGCTTGGCAGAAATCGTAGTCGTTACGCACGACGTCTCAGAAGGAAATTTTCGCCAAGCTTTAGAAGAAATTCGTGGCTTGTCATCGATCAGTAACGTTTCTAGCGTGCTACGAGTGCTTTAA
- the gatC gene encoding Asp-tRNA(Asn)/Glu-tRNA(Gln) amidotransferase subunit GatC — MLDRDQVHKVAHLARLELAVEEEEKFATQLSSILDYFEQLSELDTSNVEPTTRAIDLSNVTRSDRLQPYGDRETILEGAPERDDNFFRVPKIINAD, encoded by the coding sequence ATGCTGGATCGCGATCAAGTTCATAAAGTGGCTCACCTTGCCCGTCTAGAATTAGCGGTTGAAGAGGAAGAAAAATTTGCCACCCAACTAAGCAGTATTTTGGACTACTTTGAGCAGCTCAGTGAGCTAGACACAAGTAATGTAGAACCAACGACACGGGCGATCGATTTGAGTAATGTGACGCGATCGGATCGGTTGCAGCCTTATGGCGATCGCGAAACCATTCTAGAGGGTGCGCCTGAGCGGGATGACAACTTTTTTAGAGTGCCTAAAATTATTAATGCCGATTAG
- a CDS encoding photosystem I assembly protein Ycf3, translating into MPRFQRNDNFIDKSFTVMADMILKVLPATKKEKEAFAYYRDGMSAQADGEYAEALENYFEALKLEEDPYDRSYVLYNIGLIRTNNGEHEEALKNYLEAIELNPRLPQALNNVAVIYHYRGEQEKEAGNHEAAEALFDQAAQYWKSAIRMAPNNYIEAQNWLKTTGRSQIDVYF; encoded by the coding sequence ATGCCAAGATTTCAAAGAAACGACAACTTCATCGATAAAAGCTTCACCGTCATGGCAGACATGATTCTGAAAGTCCTGCCAGCCACCAAAAAGGAAAAGGAAGCATTTGCTTACTACCGGGATGGCATGTCTGCTCAGGCTGATGGCGAGTATGCGGAAGCCCTCGAAAACTATTTCGAAGCCCTGAAGCTGGAAGAAGATCCTTACGATCGCAGTTATGTTCTTTACAACATTGGCTTAATTCGTACCAACAATGGTGAACACGAAGAAGCCTTAAAGAACTACTTAGAAGCGATCGAACTAAACCCTCGTTTACCTCAAGCCCTCAATAATGTGGCAGTGATTTACCACTATCGAGGTGAGCAGGAAAAAGAAGCGGGTAATCATGAGGCCGCTGAAGCCTTGTTTGACCAAGCTGCTCAATATTGGAAAAGCGCCATTCGGATGGCTCCTAACAACTATATTGAGGCGCAAAACTGGCTCAAAACCACAGGCCGTTCACAAATTGATGTGTACTTCTAG
- the bioD gene encoding dethiobiotin synthase: MNALLIAGTDTDAGKTVLTSALAAYWQTYCTSRSLGIMKPIQSGVGDRELYIRLFNLNQSADEITPLYFQAPLAPPLAADREGRRIELELAWKGLESLRQQRDWVLVESLGGLGSPVTHETTVADLAWDWRLPTVLVVPVRLGAIAQAVANVALARQTRVHLKGIVLNCTQPRTQQEIEDWAPTDLIQSLTNVPVLGVIPYLSDVTDLAKLTQVAANLDLERLMPIFTPLGEFSGVGE; the protein is encoded by the coding sequence TTGAACGCACTACTTATTGCTGGAACTGATACTGACGCAGGTAAAACTGTCCTGACCAGTGCCCTTGCTGCTTATTGGCAGACTTACTGCACTTCACGCAGTTTAGGGATCATGAAACCGATTCAATCGGGTGTGGGCGATCGCGAACTCTATATCCGCCTCTTCAACCTCAATCAATCGGCTGACGAAATTACCCCGCTCTACTTTCAAGCTCCTCTAGCGCCACCCCTGGCTGCGGATCGAGAAGGTCGTCGCATTGAGCTAGAACTGGCTTGGAAAGGCTTAGAATCGCTGCGACAGCAACGGGATTGGGTGTTAGTAGAATCTTTGGGCGGTTTGGGTTCTCCCGTAACTCACGAAACCACTGTGGCAGATTTAGCTTGGGATTGGCGACTGCCGACTGTACTAGTGGTGCCTGTGCGCTTAGGAGCGATCGCCCAAGCGGTAGCCAATGTCGCTTTAGCACGCCAAACGCGGGTACACCTTAAAGGGATTGTGTTGAATTGCACTCAACCTCGGACACAACAAGAAATAGAGGATTGGGCACCTACAGATTTAATTCAGTCTTTAACTAACGTGCCAGTTTTGGGCGTTATTCCTTACTTGAGCGATGTAACAGATTTGGCAAAGTTAACTCAAGTGGCAGCTAATTTAGACCTAGAGCGACTGATGCCAATTTTTACCCCACTCGGGGAATTTTCAGGAGTAGGCGAGTAG
- a CDS encoding serine/threonine protein kinase: MQPPIPIGTILQNRYRLISILGQGGFGRTYLAEDQGRFNERCALKEFIPAQSSPYALEKSKELFQREAAILYQIQHPQVPQFRATFEQDQRLFLVQDYVEGKTYGTLVQERTAQGYPFSESEVIQLLRQILPVLAHIHSKGIIHRDIAPDNLILRESDHLPVLIDFGVVKDLATRIQSPETVPQATTVGKFGYAPSEQMQTGRAYPSSDLYSLAVLAIVLQTGKEPQELYNESTLTWHWQDLTKVSPGLAQILNQMLSYKPGDRYQSVAEVVQALQALTQPTVVSPPAPPPPYPGQPPSPPPPPPIQAPPPANPPTQSPPQTPPPPVNPNLSQVATVAVGRRPDPVNPNAINPNSDPSRTNPVIPVPSSGPSWENPWAIAAVGTALALAAGLGSWALVTSLLRSPEDPVSPTPTVAISPSPTPSLTPTTPTPTPSPTPSPTPTPSPVQFSQRLNVTPGEQNTVQGGLKANETISYIVPGQQNQTLSAYLGGEGILMSVLGPNQNPVNNRARRVSAWEGTLPYTGDYYIQLSPVRGIAQADYELELNISNPAEPTPTPSPTPSPTPSPTPATVDVERVSFPAGATATQVSGQTNPTTIKRYLVTAQAGQVLNVEIVDGAATLDIRYPDGRLVEDASGIVSWQSQLSTDGDYQIDVIAARDTNFTLAVSAQNAEPSP; encoded by the coding sequence ATGCAACCGCCAATTCCAATCGGGACTATTCTACAAAACCGTTACCGCTTGATTAGCATTCTGGGCCAGGGTGGATTTGGCCGAACTTATTTGGCAGAAGATCAAGGGCGTTTTAATGAGCGCTGTGCCTTAAAGGAGTTTATTCCGGCTCAGTCTAGTCCGTATGCTTTAGAGAAATCTAAGGAATTGTTTCAGCGAGAAGCAGCAATTCTATATCAAATTCAGCATCCGCAGGTGCCGCAGTTTCGAGCGACGTTTGAGCAAGATCAGCGTCTCTTCTTGGTTCAGGACTATGTTGAAGGCAAGACTTATGGCACGCTAGTCCAGGAGCGGACAGCCCAAGGTTATCCTTTTTCGGAATCAGAGGTAATCCAATTACTGCGACAAATTTTGCCTGTCTTGGCTCACATTCACAGCAAGGGGATTATTCACCGAGATATTGCGCCTGATAATTTGATTTTGCGCGAAAGTGACCACCTGCCAGTCTTGATTGATTTTGGGGTGGTGAAAGACCTGGCGACTCGGATTCAATCTCCAGAGACGGTGCCACAAGCAACTACGGTTGGCAAGTTTGGCTATGCCCCCAGCGAACAGATGCAGACGGGGCGGGCTTACCCCAGCAGTGACCTCTATTCTTTGGCGGTACTAGCTATAGTTTTGCAGACGGGGAAGGAGCCACAAGAACTTTATAACGAAAGTACTCTGACTTGGCACTGGCAAGATTTGACCAAGGTTAGCCCTGGCTTGGCTCAGATCTTGAACCAAATGCTGAGCTATAAACCGGGCGATCGCTATCAATCTGTAGCTGAGGTGGTTCAAGCACTACAAGCTTTGACTCAGCCCACGGTTGTCTCGCCGCCTGCCCCGCCCCCTCCCTATCCGGGACAGCCCCCATCTCCCCCACCTCCACCCCCAATCCAAGCACCGCCGCCTGCTAATCCTCCTACCCAATCACCTCCTCAAACACCGCCACCGCCAGTGAATCCCAACCTGTCTCAGGTGGCAACGGTGGCAGTGGGTCGGAGACCAGATCCGGTCAATCCTAATGCCATCAATCCCAATAGTGATCCCAGCCGGACCAATCCTGTAATTCCAGTTCCTTCGAGTGGTCCGTCTTGGGAAAATCCCTGGGCGATTGCAGCAGTTGGAACAGCTTTAGCTTTGGCAGCAGGGCTAGGGTCTTGGGCTCTAGTCACTTCTCTACTTCGTTCTCCTGAAGATCCGGTTTCCCCAACTCCTACCGTTGCCATTAGCCCTAGTCCCACGCCTAGCCTCACGCCTACCACGCCCACCCCTACGCCTAGCCCTACGCCTAGCCCTACGCCCACCCCTAGCCCCGTACAGTTCAGCCAACGGTTAAATGTTACTCCTGGCGAACAGAACACGGTTCAAGGTGGATTGAAAGCCAACGAAACCATTAGCTACATCGTGCCAGGGCAGCAAAATCAGACCCTCAGTGCTTATTTAGGGGGTGAAGGGATTTTGATGAGCGTGTTAGGCCCAAATCAGAATCCAGTTAATAATCGCGCCAGACGGGTTTCGGCGTGGGAAGGAACGCTGCCTTATACCGGAGACTACTACATTCAACTGAGCCCAGTGCGAGGTATTGCTCAGGCCGATTATGAGTTGGAGTTAAACATAAGTAACCCGGCTGAGCCGACACCAACTCCCAGTCCTACTCCTAGCCCTACCCCCAGTCCTACTCCTGCCACTGTTGACGTGGAACGAGTCAGTTTTCCGGCAGGTGCAACAGCGACACAAGTGTCGGGCCAGACTAATCCCACGACAATCAAGCGCTATTTAGTCACAGCTCAAGCAGGACAAGTACTCAATGTAGAAATTGTCGATGGTGCAGCTACACTCGACATTCGCTACCCGGATGGCCGATTGGTAGAGGACGCTTCTGGCATTGTTTCCTGGCAATCTCAGCTTTCGACCGATGGGGATTACCAAATTGATGTGATCGCCGCTCGTGATACTAACTTTACGCTCGCTGTCAGTGCCCAGAATGCGGAACCATCGCCCTAG
- a CDS encoding GatB/YqeY domain-containing protein: MSLKDRIGEDIKAAMKSKEKVRLETIRSIKKALLEKEVSLRPTGQTELTEAQEMELVLQQAKQRRDSIEQYQQAGRTDLAEQEAQELAILETYLPTQLSDDELSQAIDEIITEVGATSPKDLGKVMGAAMQRLKGQADGKKIQELVKAKLN, translated from the coding sequence ATGAGCTTGAAAGATCGCATTGGTGAAGATATTAAAGCGGCAATGAAATCTAAGGAGAAAGTTCGCTTAGAAACGATTCGCAGTATTAAAAAGGCATTGTTAGAAAAGGAAGTCAGTCTGAGACCTACTGGGCAGACAGAGTTGACAGAAGCCCAAGAAATGGAGTTAGTGCTACAACAAGCCAAACAACGCCGTGATTCGATCGAACAATACCAGCAAGCGGGACGCACTGACCTAGCTGAGCAGGAAGCGCAAGAACTGGCAATTCTAGAAACTTACTTGCCGACCCAACTCTCGGATGATGAGTTAAGTCAGGCCATTGATGAAATTATTACAGAGGTAGGAGCAACTTCACCGAAAGATCTCGGTAAAGTTATGGGGGCCGCTATGCAACGACTCAAAGGCCAAGCAGATGGCAAGAAGATTCAAGAGCTAGTGAAAGCGAAGTTGAATTGA
- a CDS encoding ribose-phosphate pyrophosphokinase: MNALRGPVVIRSATLTLHPTLPTISDNSRLRLFSGSANVPLSQEVARYLGMDLGPMVRKRFADGELYIQIQESIRGCDVYLIQPTCQPVNDNLMELLIMVDACRRASARQITAVIPYYGYARADRKTAGRESITAKLVANLITQAGANRILAMDLHSAQIQGYFDIPCDHVYGSPVVFDYLASKNLSDVVVVSPDVGGVARARAFAKKLNDAPLAIIDKRRQAHNVAEVMNVVGDVAGKTAILVDDMIDTAGTICEGARLLRKEGARQVYACATHAVFSPPAIERLSSGLFEEIIVTNTIPVPDTSRFDQLTVLSVANILGEAIWRIHEDSSLSSMFR; encoded by the coding sequence ATGAATGCGCTTCGGGGGCCTGTTGTGATCCGTTCTGCAACTTTGACTCTTCACCCAACTCTGCCGACTATTTCTGACAATAGTCGTCTGCGGTTGTTTTCTGGCTCTGCTAATGTACCGCTCTCTCAAGAAGTTGCTCGCTACTTAGGCATGGACCTAGGACCCATGGTCCGTAAACGGTTTGCCGATGGAGAACTTTATATCCAAATTCAGGAATCGATTCGAGGGTGTGATGTCTATCTAATTCAGCCAACATGCCAACCGGTTAACGATAACCTGATGGAGTTACTGATCATGGTGGACGCTTGCCGACGAGCTTCGGCTCGGCAAATTACCGCTGTGATTCCTTACTATGGATATGCTAGAGCAGACCGTAAAACTGCGGGGCGAGAGTCCATTACAGCCAAGCTTGTGGCTAACTTAATTACTCAAGCTGGCGCGAATCGAATTTTAGCGATGGATCTGCACTCAGCCCAAATTCAAGGTTATTTCGATATTCCCTGCGATCATGTCTATGGTTCGCCAGTGGTGTTTGATTATTTAGCGAGTAAGAATTTATCAGATGTTGTGGTCGTTTCGCCAGATGTCGGTGGAGTGGCACGGGCTAGAGCTTTTGCTAAAAAGCTTAATGATGCTCCCCTCGCCATTATTGATAAGCGTCGTCAAGCTCATAATGTTGCAGAAGTGATGAATGTAGTTGGAGACGTTGCTGGTAAGACTGCCATTTTGGTGGATGACATGATCGATACTGCGGGCACGATCTGTGAGGGAGCCCGTCTCCTGCGCAAGGAAGGGGCGCGTCAAGTTTATGCTTGCGCTACCCATGCTGTTTTTTCACCCCCAGCGATCGAGCGGCTCTCTAGTGGCTTGTTTGAGGAGATAATTGTCACCAATACCATCCCAGTGCCTGACACCAGTCGTTTTGATCAACTGACGGTACTCTCGGTGGCCAATATCTTAGGTGAGGCAATTTGGAGAATTCACGAAGACAGCTCACTTAGTAGTATGTTTCGCTAA
- a CDS encoding NUDIX hydrolase, giving the protein MYGVNQIRVLALGLIQDRQAAAAEKGDRIFVSEGYDPVKQKTFYRALGGGVDFGETSLIALQREFQEEIQAELANIRYLGCLENLFVFDGRSGHELIQLYKCDFADPKFYELDELIFVEGDRQKKALWVESDRFKSGELTLVPEQFFDYL; this is encoded by the coding sequence ATGTACGGAGTCAATCAAATTCGCGTGTTAGCTTTAGGGCTGATTCAAGACCGTCAGGCTGCTGCGGCTGAGAAAGGCGATCGCATCTTCGTCTCAGAAGGATACGACCCAGTCAAGCAAAAAACTTTCTATCGAGCTTTAGGAGGCGGCGTAGACTTTGGCGAAACCAGCCTGATCGCTTTGCAGCGAGAATTTCAAGAAGAAATCCAAGCAGAGCTGGCCAATATTCGTTACTTAGGGTGTCTAGAAAACTTATTTGTGTTCGATGGCCGATCAGGTCATGAGCTGATTCAACTCTACAAGTGTGACTTTGCTGATCCCAAGTTCTACGAGTTGGATGAACTGATTTTTGTGGAAGGCGATCGCCAGAAAAAGGCTCTTTGGGTCGAGAGCGATCGCTTCAAATCTGGGGAACTAACCCTGGTTCCAGAGCAGTTTTTTGATTATCTCTAA
- a CDS encoding DUF3531 family protein, translating into MQVQFREFDPFNVWIWLEFSLNPSEMEKQYVEEIINSWFFLGKLGGFNAENLQVQDVGLEISYMNYNQDAAEDSFMALMHNVGEVEYESNWARCWFDLGTSDAIALDILVNSLRQFSKDYVEIKTLIIGGENEDWPIPESRKREYSEYDDN; encoded by the coding sequence ATGCAGGTACAGTTTCGCGAGTTCGATCCCTTTAATGTCTGGATTTGGTTAGAGTTTAGCCTCAACCCCTCCGAAATGGAAAAACAGTACGTAGAGGAAATCATCAACTCCTGGTTTTTTCTGGGGAAGTTAGGCGGGTTTAATGCCGAAAACCTCCAGGTGCAAGACGTTGGTTTAGAAATCAGCTACATGAACTACAACCAGGATGCGGCTGAAGATAGCTTCATGGCCTTGATGCACAACGTCGGAGAAGTGGAATACGAAAGCAACTGGGCACGCTGCTGGTTCGACCTAGGCACCAGTGATGCGATCGCCCTAGATATTTTAGTGAACTCCTTGAGACAATTCAGCAAAGACTACGTAGAAATCAAAACCCTGATTATTGGCGGGGAGAATGAAGACTGGCCCATCCCCGAAAGTCGGAAGCGGGAGTACTCAGAATACGACGATAATTGA
- a CDS encoding tetratricopeptide repeat protein, whose protein sequence is MQCQSRPVSASRQIVSAIAGTAAIALSLWGNPAFAGDPFRTTNPHAIGKNTEAAFKAIFEQGDYQRAKKYLSQAEANEPLSYAMKASLAYMEKDWNALQTNATKTRETAEQLRKTDPLRGNLYVAVGEFMEGAYIVSREGTVRGTPQALNKLQRVFQSLNAAEKVNSQDPELNLVKGFMDLMLAVNLPFANPADAVERLNKYAQPRYLAYRGIAIGYRDLNQQTKALEFVDQALKLTPNNPDLYYLKAQVLVKQGKNQESLGFFQKALDKNAQLPRQLRNQIAYERCRTEFRIDQKARPCDAELKK, encoded by the coding sequence ATGCAATGCCAAAGCCGCCCTGTTTCTGCTTCCCGGCAGATCGTTTCTGCCATTGCGGGTACTGCGGCGATCGCCCTTAGCCTATGGGGCAATCCTGCCTTTGCAGGCGATCCCTTCCGTACCACTAACCCACATGCAATTGGCAAGAATACGGAAGCAGCCTTTAAAGCAATTTTTGAGCAGGGCGATTACCAACGGGCCAAAAAATATCTTTCCCAAGCTGAAGCCAATGAGCCACTCAGCTATGCCATGAAAGCGTCTTTAGCCTACATGGAAAAAGATTGGAATGCCTTGCAAACCAACGCGACCAAGACTCGTGAAACCGCTGAGCAGTTGCGTAAAACTGATCCCCTACGCGGCAACTTGTATGTCGCAGTGGGCGAATTTATGGAAGGCGCTTATATCGTCTCTCGTGAAGGCACAGTGCGAGGCACCCCTCAAGCCCTAAACAAGCTACAACGAGTTTTTCAGTCGTTGAATGCGGCAGAAAAGGTCAACTCTCAAGACCCAGAGCTTAACTTAGTCAAAGGGTTCATGGATTTGATGTTGGCGGTTAACCTCCCCTTTGCTAATCCAGCCGATGCCGTGGAGCGATTAAACAAATACGCTCAGCCTCGCTACTTAGCTTACCGGGGAATTGCCATCGGCTACCGAGATTTGAACCAACAGACGAAAGCTCTAGAGTTTGTGGACCAAGCCCTAAAGTTGACCCCTAACAACCCAGATCTGTACTACCTCAAAGCTCAAGTTCTAGTTAAGCAGGGCAAAAATCAGGAAAGCCTAGGATTCTTCCAAAAAGCCTTGGATAAAAACGCTCAACTACCTCGCCAACTGCGCAACCAAATTGCCTATGAGCGCTGTCGCACTGAGTTCCGCATTGACCAAAAAGCGCGCCCTTGCGATGCCGAACTAAAAAAATAA
- a CDS encoding energy-coupling factor ABC transporter ATP-binding protein: MLYLKNLLYHPTATPTAILKSINLELAPQQMGLIIGPSGSGKSTLLEILAGLAEKTSGDILWREQELTPAHLQQLGGLVFQFPERHFCGATILEELRLGHPELGTEKVNQALSEVGLGHLPLHTSPHSLSGGQQRRLALAVQLIRQPYLLLLDEPTAGLDWSMRRQLVNLLARLKDHWSLLIVTHDAGDLLAIADRCWTLNHGELQPADRQVLEMKAKPPQSVVQN, translated from the coding sequence ATGCTCTATCTCAAAAACCTGCTCTATCATCCGACTGCTACCCCTACAGCCATCCTCAAATCAATCAACTTGGAGCTAGCACCCCAGCAAATGGGCTTGATCATCGGCCCCAGTGGTTCGGGAAAAAGTACACTTCTAGAAATTTTGGCGGGGTTAGCGGAAAAAACTTCAGGGGACATCCTGTGGCGAGAGCAGGAACTAACGCCAGCGCATCTGCAACAACTAGGTGGCCTTGTCTTCCAGTTTCCAGAACGGCATTTTTGTGGAGCCACCATTTTAGAAGAACTGCGTCTCGGTCATCCAGAGCTAGGGACAGAAAAGGTGAATCAGGCTTTGTCAGAGGTGGGTTTGGGGCACTTGCCGTTACACACATCGCCTCATTCGCTGAGTGGTGGACAACAGCGACGCCTAGCCCTAGCTGTGCAATTAATTCGGCAACCTTACTTATTATTGCTAGATGAACCGACGGCTGGGCTAGATTGGTCCATGCGACGGCAGTTAGTCAATTTATTGGCACGTCTCAAAGACCATTGGAGTCTATTGATCGTGACCCACGATGCGGGTGACTTGCTGGCGATCGCTGACCGCTGTTGGACCCTCAACCACGGCGAATTGCAACCTGCGGATCGCCAAGTGCTAGAAATGAAAGCAAAGCCACCTCAATCCGTCGTACAAAATTAA
- the rsmG gene encoding 16S rRNA (guanine(527)-N(7))-methyltransferase RsmG gives MAAVWQETLHWQPTSQQQQQLQQLYNLILDGNRQLNLTRITEPTEFWEKHLWDSLRGLAPFLKDENGRMFAQHSEGKDEEEPNSSLIPPPSSFRASSFRVIDIGTGGGFPGIPAAIARPDWQVTLLDSTQKKVTFLQTLATTLGLGNITTLVDRAEQVGQLPEHREAYDLALIRAVGSVSVCAEYALPLLKLEGQAVLYRGQWTVEETEALRPAVAQLGGAIAAIEECNTPVSHSMRHCLYLRKVAQTPSEFPRAIGVPAKQPL, from the coding sequence ATGGCCGCTGTTTGGCAAGAAACTCTCCATTGGCAGCCCACCTCTCAGCAGCAGCAGCAGTTACAACAGCTTTACAACCTCATCCTAGACGGCAACCGCCAGTTAAACCTCACCCGCATTACCGAGCCAACCGAGTTTTGGGAAAAGCACTTATGGGACTCGTTACGCGGCCTAGCACCCTTTTTGAAGGATGAAAACGGAAGGATGTTCGCGCAGCATTCCGAAGGAAAGGATGAAGAAGAGCCAAATTCATCCCTCATCCCTCCTCCTTCATCCTTCCGTGCTTCCTCCTTTCGTGTAATTGACATCGGCACTGGCGGCGGGTTTCCTGGTATTCCAGCGGCGATCGCTCGTCCCGATTGGCAAGTGACCCTGTTGGATTCAACTCAGAAGAAAGTTACTTTTCTGCAAACGCTGGCAACGACGTTGGGGCTGGGAAATATTACAACTTTAGTAGACCGAGCAGAACAGGTAGGGCAGTTGCCTGAGCACCGGGAAGCTTATGATTTGGCGCTGATTCGGGCGGTGGGGTCAGTTTCTGTTTGTGCTGAGTACGCCTTGCCCTTGTTGAAATTAGAAGGACAAGCGGTGCTCTATCGCGGTCAGTGGACTGTTGAGGAAACTGAAGCATTGCGCCCAGCGGTGGCTCAGTTAGGGGGAGCGATCGCGGCGATCGAGGAATGCAACACCCCGGTCAGCCATAGCATGCGGCACTGCCTCTACTTACGCAAAGTGGCTCAAACGCCTAGTGAATTTCCAAGGGCAATTGGGGTGCCAGCGAAGCAGCCACTGTAG